In Acetivibrio cellulolyticus CD2, the sequence AGGATTATACAACAACACCAAAAGTGTAAATGATAGTCCAATTTAGATAATTATATGGTATAATAAAGGAAAATAGTTAATGGAAGGTGTTAAATATTATGAAAAAATTTGTGATAGGTTTAGTCTTGGGTAGCATCATTACTGGAACAGTAGGGGCAGCAGCACAATATGTTTTAACTCCTATAACCTATAATATCACAGTTAATGGCAAAACTTTGCAGGACGAGCAATATCCAATATTAAACTGGAATGGGACAACTTATTTAAGTCTTAGAAAGACAACTGAAGCAATAGGAGCGAAACTTTTTTGGAATAAGGACACTAAAACAGCTGAATTGACTACAATTAAAACAGATAATCCACCTGCAGATGCTACTCCAAATACTACTCCAAATACTACTCCAAATAACGGGACCACAGTGGACAATAAAATATCCAGTGGAAGCTTGTTAATGAAATCGGATTACATAGAATTGAGCGGTGAGCCTGTAAAATATGCAAT encodes:
- a CDS encoding stalk domain-containing protein — encoded protein: MKKFVIGLVLGSIITGTVGAAAQYVLTPITYNITVNGKTLQDEQYPILNWNGTTYLSLRKTTEAIGAKLFWNKDTKTAELTTIKTDNPPADATPNTTPNTTPNNGTTVDNKISSGSLLMKSDYIELSGEPVKYAINDSEYYIEFSRLAACTTSDANNYYIKIPNKGELTLPKQEGTDMIKANDSIIVYGDVVYVRISDLNFTTEIKDNVLWLK